Within Crassostrea angulata isolate pt1a10 chromosome 2, ASM2561291v2, whole genome shotgun sequence, the genomic segment AATGATATCGTGATTAAGAATATAGGACCtttcatttattaggtacaaaatgtgtttgttatAAATCGAATTCCTTAatagatttacatgtatgttcaatacaatagtaaaaaaattttaGTCAGAGTACTGGGTAATTGTATCATTTCATTTAGgagacagaattttttttttataaattcattgtagccaggtGATGTGTGTTTTCAGAACTGTGTACCTAGAATTTCCTTAATTCCCATTTAggacaaatacctttaattcactcaaCATAACGTCAATCACCAATTTGTGAGGAAAAATCCTCGTCAGGATGAGTACATTTTTTTACATAGTGGTTTTTCTGAGATTTTTGCATTTAACCtgtgattctcatgtacttaGTATTAGGGgtctacatattgcatatcaatttgaACAAGAGACATCCTTCTCACTAAGGTTAATTACATgcattaatcaaagtactgaagaactgaccgGAGTTGAGTTTAttgattgttatttattttagaatcaacGATATATTATTTTGCACGGCAAGTATAGTTtcctatatgtatttgaattatgcacatttttaaaagaaatgaattattttccgacaagaattcgCGAAAACCCCAtctgaatcatgttgtgtaatattcaaagaattaattccatcaaactacgtatcAATAATcgatatttcaaagaaattgtatagatccaagcaatattgaactctagtctcgttcaaccagacgctcggctctCTCCGTTAATCTACGATAAGCAAAAGAGactctgtttgtcggagatttacggatgtattgaactctggcgtaggaatacatacaattTACGACTacgaaaaatatctaaattgttcgtaccatttaaaatttgacaatttacaaggcATCTAtgaataagtttccttgaaaaacaatgtttaagaatacattacatcgaatttattgcTTATTTTCAAGGACTAAATGTTATCAGCGGTGTTattttgtgcttaggtccaaacactgtttcactttcggtttgcctgagtagctgcataggagagttgatttgaaatcaactccaaaaaatcatttcattaatttttgcaACGCTCATAAGCCTTCCAGAGTaacaactctcaattttacaaaaatattgacaggtACTTTTTTGAAGCTGTCCTTTGCCTTCTTTAACTTACACTGAAAAGACATTTTGTCTTGGAATTAAAACACTTTTGCAATTTTAAGAAAAAGCCttccacatattgccaattccattgaggtttatgACAAATATGGTCATTAAAGTGAACCTATCTATTTCACTTAACTTTATTTGACACAGATTGAAAGGttttacgtaaaatatattaactaaATATTTTAGCGGTCAAttgttgatttataaaaaaaaaacattttcgaTACtacatacattttcttataagaTACGAAGTGTTgcattaataatacaataaccCATCATGGATACAAAAacgaagaaatttcaaattacatgtattttctttcttctttaaacagcctttaAGCAATTTTCACATGTTAATAATTTGAAAACGAGGATACAACACATTACCAGTGTGTcacttattataataataaaacctAATTGTATTAAATCCCATTCCCGTTTGAACAagattatctttggtgtttttGTTTACCTACAAATCCACACCACTTGCTATCGATAATGATGGACCAAACCAACTGCATATTTATGTTTACGTAGTGAAATGAAATCACTTGATATCTTAATCGCTTATATTTtatttggagaccgtgcccgataacaaatacatttacatattaaatttcatttcgatcgggcacggtctccaattaaatgtaagcgataagttaaaataatatttagtgaatttttataCCTAATTGTATTCAACCGCCATTTCTTGactaagcaaatttatacttatgaaatgagttgtcaataaccagggaggcaaagttggaTATTTGTACACAATTCAGCTGAATAAATTGAACGAAAATCTCGTAATACTTTTAATACTTTGAAGAACTTATATCTTATGCGCATTTAGAAGGAGGTGAAGAAGAAAAATCTGACAATTCCAATCCAGATAATCGCGAGTAGACTGCCGAGTATTACAGTACCGaacagacccaacctaacaccagagtaaaccccaattaaaccccgggtttactttttgagtaatggggtttactctgtgtttactttgtaaaaatttgggtccactcggggtttactttgggtttactcggggtttactttgggtattttgaaattgcttttgaggtcaactgtatgcactgaagtgtgaagcagactagtATTTTAATCTTACTATCCTATTGCCTGTAATTCCTAACCcgtgtatattccgaatacacagttaccGTCTGCTCTCAGGGGTATACTTATGaccgggtttactctctgtgtccactctaggtttactttgggtttactctgggtccactctagtaaacccgaagtaaacccagaaagtaaacccacggtttagttggggtttactttctgttaggttgggtctgatcggtactgtagttCCACGGTTTAAAAACTGAAGTCATAAATATGTAGACCAGGACGAGCTCTATTAAAGTTACATATGGGTGTTGACTGTATTGTAGGGTCAAAATGGTCACCTATGTGAATCCatacaatgtttaaaaacatCTTCTCTACTTCTAAGAATTCATAATAActaaattcataattatgtaaacCAGGAAgctcaaaattgtatattttatgtcctagggggtatgggttttgactttGGGGATGGGGGTGGATGTATAGTGTTtattaatatgtttaaaaatcatcttctctactcccacaatCTGTAATATCGTTGACAGCTCTGCTAGGTCTTGCATTGGGTAAACAAACGAAACAGTCGTCAACACATGGGGCCTATGGGGCTGAACATGCAGTAGACGGCAACAGAGGTACAGACATTTACCAAGACAAGTGTACACACACCGGGGACGGCGACACAAATCCCTGGTGGAGGGTGGATCTACTGACGGTGTATTCCATCAAATCTGTCAGAATACTCAACAGAGGGATAGACTATAGTGGAGGTAAGAGTACAAAGTATCAGCATAGCAAAATAGAAATATAATGGATGGATACAATGTGGCTTTACTAGTTTTGCAGTAATGGTCTATCATTTTGACAATATCATTGAATCTATAGCGTAGAGGTATACGTTATCATTTAGTTTCTTGTTTTCTCTGCAGGAAgaattttattacttatcaagTTTAATTTGTCTCAAATGTGTTCGTTGTGAAGTCATTCATATTCTTATGTAACACGCATAATAGTAATATAATGAGAAAATTAATTactacaattttaaaaatgcatttctggAAATGTTATTTctggtatttttatttataatgttttttttacactatatattcttttataaCATACATAAGAGTAatataataagaaaataaattattaaaataataataattttaaagaatgcaTTTCTTGAAACGTTATActattttttttggtgttttactttttaagatttttcaaaCCGGTTACGAGATGTTACCGTCACTGTAGGGCTGACTGAATCAGACGTCAATACTCCCTGTGGTGTCTTTGCTGGCCCCGGTACTGCGTCACAGCTGGTTGTCATCAACTGTCCGACGTCACCACAGGGGAGATTCGTAAAAATCTCCATGACAACTTCGATTCTCAGTCTTTGTGAAGTTGACGTGTTCGGTGTATCcgtataattatcataattatttatgTTTCAAGGAACACacatgtaattgttttcactatatatatgtaacacaatagaggtaaaaaaaagtcttaaaaatcagtttgtattttCTTGAAAAGATGTTCGGAGGAGATATTATTTGCTACCTATCACTGACACCAAACAAGAGGCACACGATACGACACTTTCTCAAAATAAATGACTAAAAACCTCAAAACGACTTGTTTTCCGTGTGTTTGTAACAGACGTTACACTCCAAAGAAAGCTGACTTCCTGTGTTAAAAGTAGTCCCTATGGAAATGGTCatcatttaacaaaatacagCAAATATCCTTCTCAGAGGtacaacatatatttttaaaatttagtaaaGTAAGATCTAAAAATTcagtcaattaaaaaaataattctgaagtatatatgaATTTACTATCgactaagttcattttgattggtctaagttcattttgattggtcGAATATCGGTGTGATACCGTATACTTAATGTTACCGTATATCTCTATAATTTGCGCATCCTGAAGAATATGGCATTGCACCATTAAATGTCCTATCGCGTCAGATTAAATTGTTCTAGTTGTTTCTTAATattgacaattattttttacaagttgCTCATTGAATttcctttcttttgttttgtttttttcatttgtaataGTCCATACAGTATATATGTTAATTGtgtatctttatattttatacagcgtttgagaaaaaaacccattctAATTAGCATGTAGCATATGTGCAATAACAGTTTGTTTTATAActatctagttattaaggtggtataggacatctgttgatattttttagattaaagtacattataatgaCAATACTTttaccggtttagaattttcaaattttacaatatttaatcaaaaaatagCTTTCAAAaatatgaggtaaataacagaggtaaaaaatctaaaacccacagcgggattcgaactcaggaTTTACAGATTCGTATTAAACCCTCTAACcaactgcgctacgctgttaggtgacactattgggaaagaaactacttatataattacacttcattttattatttatttcgatCAACACTACGTAATAGCATGGAGGTGTCGCTTAccacttaaattaaaatataaggGGGTTTTCTTGTTTATCTTTTGAACAGAACAGTTGAGagaaatttctctatatatatatttttttgatgtGTCGTTTAGATTGCAAAATGAAGACATGCTGAAGCGTAACGactttttgtgtgtgtgtgctgAAGAGGTTACATAAAAAATAGTATTGTACATACACCTGTATTGATATCATTGTAACGTTAGTCCGATATATACGCATTAtaaattcctttagctgatcacCACAAATATTAATGACAACAAAAGTAAAGAGCTTGTTAGTCATATCTATACTACTGAAAATCAAATGTACGCGTACATCACGTTAAAAAAGCATCAGAAACTCCCCAGTTGAAGAATATGTACCCATAGTAATCAGGCTTTTCGTCCATCTTGAGTTCTATTCAAGTTGAGTTAATTTAGtgctgtattatataaataatataatattgtaatactCATTCCTGTTGCAAAATTGCTTTAAATCAGGCAGatgttttacatgtttatgaCAGTAAAAAAAGGCCATTCTCGTTGACTAACCTTTTGTTTCTGTCTTAACTTCCTTGACAACCCTTGGCATCATAGTGTCTGCCTTAACTTCCTTGAATATTTGGGCATCATAGTGGTCTGTTCTGCATCCAAGTTGAGTTCATTTGGTGCtgtaattatacccccgctccgaaggagagggggtatactgttttacccttgtgtgtctgtctgtctgtccgtccgtaacaaaaaattctgtcgcatttatctcagcaactgtttatcgcagatgcttaaaatttttacacattgtttgttaaggcatgttatatcgtgggatatatttttgtaccaatcggacgtcaacttcctgttaaatgagtactttgtttatttttagccaaatttcaaacaaatttccgtcaaagatttcacagcaactatttatcgcagatgcttgaaaatttaacacactatttgtttatgcatgccatattgtgggatatatttctgtaccaatcggatgccagctttctgttaaatgtcgactttgcgtattttgcatattcacatcagagcgggggtatcactagttgatcattggctcacagatatcttgttatgTAATAGTGTTGTGCTgcgcatgtactatgcctaaagagtaatcaaaccctgactactatttaggcatagtacatgcacaacacaacactattgttatttttattccgACTGTTGAATATACTGACGTGCCTTGCTATAAGTAGCTGTGACGTTTGAGTGACGACTAGTCCCTAAACATAATCCCGCAAAAACAAGCgtttgttttcttgtttaaatcaataaattgatttgattgtttttttaatcaacaagttgttgtacaataaaaagtcaacaaaggtttatgttctttttaaGAAATGAGAGACGTTTACCCTAtcgagaaaactcgaaatgtttagcagacgaaatctcattgaaATTTTTCTTGTTCTTCTTTATCAAGTGTCATTTAAacaagcgtttttgtgattctcatgtagaatttctttgatAATCAAAGTATTGAAGTGCTGACGGGAGtggattttatcgattatcatttattttaaaatcagctATATGTGATTTAGCATGGCAAGTAGAATCAGTAATCGAactatttctgagaaattgtaagGCAAGATTGGACTCTAgttttgttcaaccaaacgctcgactgtctccgtttatctccgacaagcaagaggggctctctgttttgtcggatattaatggagacagccgagcgtctggttgaacgagactagtacATTGAAGTCTAGCGTATGAATACATGcatacgacttcaaaaaatatctcaaATGTTTGAGATGTTGAGCAAGAATTCAATTGTTGCAAATTCACtgtatttgtgttttgttttaaaattttgaaacagaACTATTTTACTcttttcgtattttttttttataattttcatcaacgtatcaaatattatatttgtgttttactattttgtatgaataaaattttctgtatttgtgttttactaTTATCTAAAAGGCGCAATCAATGAATGATGAATCAAGGAAGACAAAGAGAAAAActatatgttacataatttgtgCAGTTATTCTAATCACTGTGTCCATTGCTGCCATAGAAGTTGCATATCAAGTACATGTTAAGTACAAAGGTAAATTCATATATATGattagcattttttttaacaaaacgaaCATATAAACGTAACTGAGCCAGAGGGAAATTTTGCCAAATTAATGTCAGTCGTCTTATAGTATTTACTTAAAGAATATAATAAGAGAAGTGACTTATAAGCTGGTAgatagaaaaaaaggaaaattaagaaaaaaaaaatgcaattttttttctaaaggtCTTTATAAAAATGACTTATACCTACACAAACATTTATATGATAACATAGAAAACTTCAGTTGTTTAAATACGATTACGTGTACATTTGcaattcataattcataaattaaCTTTAGAAAATTTACTATAACACAACTACTTAAAATTAATGGGCAACGTCCCTGTGTAACTTTTAAGGAGGGTTTGTTTTAAATAGAACAGGATAAGGTAAAAGATTGCAAATTTGATccatatgattttaaaatgctcaaaatataaaccaaaaacgttgttaaacataaaatgaaatgtaaatttctAGTTTCTGGTGGCAACACAATAGAGTGATGTTAACCGTGTCTTCGATACAATTATATAttgttggaatttaattttcattttgtttcttttagaCTAGAAAactcaaatgatttttttttaccagtttcGTTTGTTGGTGGTGGTATTTATTGTAATCGTTTTGATAAAATGGAACAACAAATCACTATAAACTGTTGCACCTTACTTTGGTATAAAGTACAATATGCTTATCttgtgtttcatttttttttcaataccaaGGCATATATTTTAGTATCACAGATTTAAATATTCTCTTATTGTGAAATACTCCTTAATTAtgaatatgtaaaaattaactatctgtattgtaaaaaaaatacctcCGTTAAAAAAGAATTCCTTTAATGagtattttactttttatttcaaaagatgACTCAAATTTGCCATTTCCTACCCCTGAACCATTCACAGGTTTGTATTgctttttgttaattttctacACATTTAAACGAGCTTAAAAATAATCTATTGGTATATCTGATCCATTAAAAAAATGctcatattttgaattattaataaCTCATTATgactatatatattaatattaaatacatgcatgtatgtcCTTATACATAAATGTTCGATTTGAATTGAAACTATATCGTTTTCTAAATTGTGTCTATTCAAGGAAGCTGGGGTAGAGAGTTTATCGTTCTGTTTATGAAAAATGCTATAAATACGACAAATACTTTATACGTCACATCAGTCCACGGGGTCAAAATGAACGTGACAACTTCTGAGCGTCTGAATAATTCTATCAAAGCATTAGTTGACAGAAATGTTTTTACAACCTCTgctgaaaaattttcaagttCAATGGAATTAGaaagctttaaaaaagaaacGAAATGCATATCAATTGAAACGTCTGGTGATGCTATGATTTTTAGTCAAACCGATGGGTCTTCATCAGTCGGGATTACAACTCTCATCCCTGTTCATAAACTCGCagttgaatattttattatttcgtCTAATCCGGTAAAATGCTTTAGTCAATTTGCGATTGCATCACCTCATGAAAACACAAGGATATGGATAacctttaaaatgaaaaaaggacTACAAATTGACGGGGAAACATATCAGAATGGggatgttttaatattaaaactcAACCATTTGGAGACCTACCAAATTGAACATTATGTAGACATGACAGGGACAGTCATTGTATCATCTTCACATATAGCTGTTTTCTCTGGTAACGATTGCAACCCTGACACTGGACAAGGTGTTTGTGATCACATGTTTGAACAACTACCGCCGACATTAAGTATTGATACAGCATATGTCGTCACTCCCCATATGCACAGCGATACAAAAATACGCATCATAGCAACGGagttttcaattattttctacaattgtacatataaatcTATAAGTAAGTTATATAACCGTTTGGAGTATGTCGATATTGTTTTTTCGAGCAACGAATCATGTTATATTGAATCGGGTAAACCGATTATGGTTGCGAGGTTCGGATTATCCTCTTCACTTGAAAACGAGGGCGAACTGTCTATGTCAATCGTACCTGGAATCCACCATTACCGAAATTACTTCAAGATCATGGTTCCTTTTACATATGAATACAATTATTTATCGATAGTGGTGAAAGGAAATACCATTAACTCACTCCGTATTAACGGCAAAACAGTTAACGCATACACTATTATGTATGAGAAAATCGTATCTAATCTTTATTCCgtgtatgattttcatattagAATAATTCGTGTGTACGGAGGAGAACTGATGGTGAGAACAGTGGCAGGTGAAATGTTTGGACTTACGTGTGCTGGGACGAACTTGTTCCAAGCGTATGCCTTCTCCGGGAATACTGTATCATAACATTGGTTTCATCTATGATTTCTCACAAGAAGTTATCGTTATTTTACTAATTTAAACCAAACTGCTTTGTGGACTTCAAACTCTTTGTTATGTATCATTCTCTCATTGCTTGATGATGTGTGATGTGCCCTTAGACGAGGCACTTTGTGTACATTGTCTAAGTCCACCCGGCTGACATTGGGTATCAACATACCATAAGAGTTATAATGCGATAAACTGATGTTCTGCGTATGGGAAGTCAATGAATAACATCCGCTAACATTACGAAAACCGATCATAATCACCGGTTGTATGTGCCTTCACACTTTTCATAACGTGGACACACTCAAAAAACTTAGTCATATTCTGTGATTTTGTGAGTTTtccaatatttcattttgtatacGTGTGCGTTTACATACCTAATTCATtacatacaatttatgaaagagagagggaaagagagagagagagagagagagagagagagagagagagagagagagagagacatttTCCTGAAAATAGTATTTTACTGTATGTATTGCATGTTAGATTGGCACAACTATTTTGTAATCCGGTTATAATCTACACTTATAAATaaaggcattttgcaaataaactacaaaacgcctgcaccagagtacCTGCTGACACCTTTGGTAATTCAACACATCGGAGATGATGTCCGTttggtataattgaattttaactgttaatttataattgtgaaattaataaaaaaaaaacctactttcattttcgataaacaagcccaaaatagcaaaaataaaagtaaggTGACGGACACGCTTTGGGGGATCCAAGTCAGGCGTAGtttcgatcaaaatatatacttgtaaTGAAAttacgtaaagagtgaatatatttacagtGAGCCTATTTAGTTAacatagaagttaagatttgacaaatttgacagttaagatttgacaaatgttgaataaataaaatgagtcgAATCGTGTCTTCAGTGTTGATACTCATTCGCTTGAAAAGCACGAcatctggtgagagaatgggattatagaactttccagaacggggtaaccaagaacgcggattgATTAATTTACGAAAAGTGTAGGACGTGTTTATCATGCATCGCTGGTAGATACCTTGGATTGGACTTAAAGCcaaataatacaaaaagttaataaattacatgtaaatggaaCAATTAATGCTATTTTAGTATTGATGGAAAAAACTT encodes:
- the LOC128172484 gene encoding uncharacterized protein LOC128172484, coding for MMVWVLALENKHKMVGSLVSKSLNVVTFTTILLSLESLYEGSTAAVVHGERYHGPFVRVVGITGQQQCVRECRHRPKLCRGVNYQKQELLCDLVSAINETESKSDYVRIEIDQTGHIPDECLSCSTDDLCVTLSSKKVHCIRALLGLALGKQTKQSSTHGAYGAEHAVDGNRGTDIYQDKCTHTGDGDTNPWWRVDLLTVYSIKSVRILNRGIDYSGDFSNRLRDVTVTVGLTESDVNTPCGVFAGPGTASQLVVINCPTSPQGRFVKISMTTSILSLCEVDVFGVSV